Below is a window of Rodentibacter sp. JRC1 DNA.
ATGAGTAACGGTGGGCCCCAAATAAAGTTATCAATAGCTGATAGAATTGTCTCTAATGACATTGTGATTCCTCGTCGTCTAAAAACCAATAAAACGCAACAAGGAGACGAAAAGAATCCGCGAGAAAAGAAAAATACAGATTGTCTTTTAGCCCCTGTCCTTTTGCCTGAGCGTTTGAAAAACGGCGTTAAAAACGACCGCTCTTTTGCGCCTTCGGCGTCCATTTACCCCCACTAGCGGGGCAACGGCTCTCTCCAAGGGTTCGTCCAGTAACAGTCCCTGCGCTTGCGCGCGCCTGAAAGATTTTACATCGTCGGCGTAGGGTCAATTCCCTACTCTCCAGCTACCTTCATCCGAACTCATTTTTCACTGATACATCAGGAAAAACGGCACAGATTCTAGCAAAAGCAAAAGGGTTTATCAATATTATCAAGGGGATAGAAGAATAAAGTGCGGTCAAAAACACCGGATTTTTTCGGAATGATGTAGCACCGGCACAAAATATCTTAGGGTGCCGTTAGGCAAAGCCGTAACGCAACCCTACTCCTAAAAAATTCTTTTTAAAATGAATTAACAGTATGCTTTAAAATTTTTTCCCTTACTTTCGGTCAAACCATAATAATGGCGGAAATTATAAATGAGAGGTTTCCATTTGTTTGGATCAATACGAGTTTCGTCAAATAAGATGTCTTCATTTGCATGTACTGTTTTAATCTTAAATTCAATTAATGCAAACCCACTATCGGATAAATCGCTAATTTTGGCAACACTCACTTCAGCTTGGAGAGGTGATTCTAATATACGTAGCGGTTTAACTAAAGTTGAGGTCTGTGGAGTAAGACCTGCGATTTCAAATTTATTTTGTATGTGATGACCTGAAAGTTTTTCAATTTTATCAAGAGTAGGAGCAAGTGTTTCGGGAAGGAAATTAATAACAGCTTCAGGGGTTTCTAATAAATTAGCGAAACCTTTGCTCTGTTTATAAATTCCAATAACAATGTTATCTAATAAACTAAAACTAGATGAAAGTGGTGAAATATTCGTATTCCCCTCCTTATCAATGGTAGAGAGTAGAAAAATAGACGTTCCATAATAAAACGCACCGTGTGGAATAGTTTTATGCATATTTAACTCCTTATTTTCTTATAATATATAAAAAAAGAGTACATTTTATATTCCCTTTTGGGGTTATAATTAAAACGCACTCAGCTTTGCTGAAAAAGGTAAATTAATTAGTTCGTTCTTCAATAATTCCACCGCCTAAACAGACTTCATCAAGATAAAATACTGCGGATTGTCCCGGTGTTACGGCTGCTTGCGGTTCATCAAAAATAACCTGAATAGTTTCATCATCAATAGGTTCAATGACACAAGGAATATCTGTTTGACGATAACGGGTTTTAACTGTGCAACGTAATGGTTGGCAAATCGGTTGACGATCAACCCAATGGAGTTGTTTTGCAATTAAACCATTGGAAAATAAACGAGGATGATCCGCTCCTTGTGCAACAATCAACTCGTTATTTTCTACATCTTTATCCACTACATACCAAGCTTCATCGCCGGCATTTTTTAAACCGCCAATGCCTAAACCCTTGCGTTGCCCTAGTGTGTGGTACATTAAGCCATCATGACGACCGATCACTTCACCCTCTACGGTACGAATGTTGCCCGGTTGTGCCGGTAAATAACGAGCGAGGAAATCTTTAAATTTACGTTCACCGATAAAGCAAATGCCGGTTGAATCCTTTTTCTTCGCGGTGATTAAGCCTAAATCTTCCGCAATTGCACGCACTATCGGTTTTTCTATTTCTCCTACCGGGAATAGGCTTTGTCCCACTTGTTTATGACTCAAGGTGTATAAGAAGTAACTTTGATCTTTATTGGCGTCCAAGCCACGTAATAGCTTTGCGTTACTATCATCATCTGTACGGCGTACATAATGACCTGTCGCAATATAGTTCGCGCCAAGATCTTCTGCTGCATATTCTAAAAAGGCTTTGAATTTGATTTCTTTGTTGCAAAGAATATCGGGATTGGGGGTACGACCGGCTTTATATTCCGTTAAGAAATGTTCGAACACATTATCCCAATATTCTGCGGCAAAATTAATTTTATGTAATTTGATGCCTAGTTTATCGCATACGGCTTGTGCATCTGCTAAATCAGCGGCTGCGGTACAATAATCCGTGTCATCATCTTCCTCCCAATTTTTCATAAATAGGCCTTCCACTTGGTAACCTTGTTGTTGAAGAATAAAAGCGGAAACTGATGAATCTACGCCGCCGGACATTCCGCAAATCACTTTTTTGGTTGCGTTTTCGGCAAGCTGTGACGGACTGAGTTTAGGAAAGTTTTGGTTATAAGTATTTGAAATTAACATAGTTCTCCCG
It encodes the following:
- a CDS encoding flavin reductase family protein; this translates as MHKTIPHGAFYYGTSIFLLSTIDKEGNTNISPLSSSFSLLDNIVIGIYKQSKGFANLLETPEAVINFLPETLAPTLDKIEKLSGHHIQNKFEIAGLTPQTSTLVKPLRILESPLQAEVSVAKISDLSDSGFALIEFKIKTVHANEDILFDETRIDPNKWKPLIYNFRHYYGLTESKGKNFKAYC
- the mnmA gene encoding tRNA 2-thiouridine(34) synthase MnmA, producing MLISNTYNQNFPKLSPSQLAENATKKVICGMSGGVDSSVSAFILQQQGYQVEGLFMKNWEEDDDTDYCTAAADLADAQAVCDKLGIKLHKINFAAEYWDNVFEHFLTEYKAGRTPNPDILCNKEIKFKAFLEYAAEDLGANYIATGHYVRRTDDDSNAKLLRGLDANKDQSYFLYTLSHKQVGQSLFPVGEIEKPIVRAIAEDLGLITAKKKDSTGICFIGERKFKDFLARYLPAQPGNIRTVEGEVIGRHDGLMYHTLGQRKGLGIGGLKNAGDEAWYVVDKDVENNELIVAQGADHPRLFSNGLIAKQLHWVDRQPICQPLRCTVKTRYRQTDIPCVIEPIDDETIQVIFDEPQAAVTPGQSAVFYLDEVCLGGGIIEERTN